A part of Nocardioides sp. WS12 genomic DNA contains:
- a CDS encoding ComEC/Rec2 family competence protein — protein sequence MVTADPAVTAEPRPVRHDFRMPALAAAAWGAGVAAAGLDTSAVWLLLALVLGVVVAAVGGSRFATAALLLAAAVVTSTLLRHASVSASPLHHWAADRATAELVATVVSDPRRVEGQWGDQVVVRLRVEEVTARGVRQRLGGTVVVLGDPAWAEVTLGERVEAKGRLAPSDRAEEAALLTGARPPVRIRGPDVWWRASAALRASIREAVAHRPTDQAGLVPALVDGDDASLPAAVEEDFRTTGLTHLTAVSGTNLTLVVGALLLLARALGVRRRWLVLVGLLGIVGFVLLARTEPSVLRAAAMGTVGLFAFGPDGRRRGLRALGVAVTALVLVQPALAVSAGFALSVLATAGIVLLGPPLSEALARWLPRGLAEAIAVPTAAQLACTPVIAVLSGQVSLVAVVANLLAGPLVGPATVLGLLGGLVGLVLPVLGRLCGTGAGWCVGWIIAVARHGAALPGATIGWGTSALAIALLVVLCVLVAVVLPAVLRRRGLGAALGVGLLLIVLGVPGRIWSAPGFGWPPEGWVLVACDVGQGDGLVLSVAPRTAIVIDAGPDPDAIDGCLDRLSIDRVPLVVLTHFHADHVDGLEGVLHGRRVSAIETTPVLDPPESVRDVQRIADAARIPVAPASYASTRRYGAAVLQVLHPDIPVPVNGAGDGSSANDASVVLLAEVAGVRILLTGDVEPPGQAELSRRVPDLDIDVLKVPHHGSAHQDYAWLASLDPEFALVSVGADNDYGHPAPRVLDTLDHAEAEVLRTDTGGDVAIVVGPDGTIATATRR from the coding sequence GTGGTGACCGCGGACCCCGCGGTGACGGCCGAGCCCCGACCGGTGCGCCACGACTTCCGGATGCCCGCGCTCGCTGCCGCCGCCTGGGGCGCCGGGGTGGCGGCTGCCGGGTTGGACACGTCGGCCGTCTGGCTGCTCCTGGCGCTGGTCCTCGGGGTGGTCGTCGCCGCGGTGGGTGGCTCCCGGTTCGCGACCGCGGCGCTGCTCCTGGCCGCTGCGGTCGTGACGAGCACCCTGCTGCGCCACGCATCGGTGTCGGCGAGCCCGCTCCACCACTGGGCGGCGGACCGGGCCACTGCGGAACTGGTGGCGACCGTCGTCTCCGACCCGCGGCGGGTCGAGGGGCAATGGGGCGACCAGGTCGTCGTACGACTGCGGGTGGAGGAGGTGACCGCGCGCGGGGTCCGGCAGCGACTCGGTGGCACGGTGGTGGTGCTGGGCGATCCGGCGTGGGCGGAGGTGACGCTGGGGGAGCGTGTCGAGGCCAAGGGCCGCCTGGCGCCGTCGGACCGGGCCGAGGAGGCGGCTCTGCTGACCGGAGCCCGCCCGCCGGTACGGATCCGGGGCCCCGACGTCTGGTGGCGGGCGTCGGCCGCCTTGCGGGCCTCGATCCGGGAGGCCGTGGCGCACCGTCCGACTGATCAGGCAGGTCTGGTGCCCGCGCTGGTCGACGGGGACGACGCCAGCCTGCCCGCTGCGGTCGAGGAGGACTTCCGGACGACCGGTCTGACGCATCTGACCGCGGTCAGCGGAACGAACCTCACCCTCGTGGTGGGCGCATTGCTGTTGCTCGCCCGCGCTCTCGGCGTACGACGACGCTGGCTGGTGCTCGTCGGGTTGCTCGGGATCGTGGGCTTCGTCCTGCTCGCCCGGACCGAACCGAGCGTGCTCCGTGCGGCCGCCATGGGCACCGTCGGGCTCTTCGCCTTCGGACCCGACGGACGACGCCGCGGCCTCCGCGCGCTCGGGGTGGCCGTGACTGCCCTCGTGCTCGTGCAGCCAGCGCTCGCCGTGTCCGCTGGCTTCGCCCTGTCCGTGCTGGCGACGGCCGGCATCGTGCTGCTCGGTCCGCCCCTGTCGGAGGCCCTTGCGCGCTGGCTGCCGCGGGGCCTGGCCGAGGCGATCGCCGTACCCACTGCGGCGCAACTGGCCTGCACGCCGGTCATCGCGGTGTTGTCCGGACAGGTGAGCCTGGTGGCGGTCGTGGCCAACCTGCTGGCCGGGCCACTGGTGGGGCCGGCGACGGTGCTGGGCCTGCTCGGCGGCCTGGTCGGCCTCGTCCTGCCCGTCCTGGGACGGCTGTGCGGCACGGGCGCCGGTTGGTGCGTCGGCTGGATCATCGCGGTGGCCCGCCACGGGGCTGCGCTGCCGGGCGCCACGATCGGGTGGGGCACGAGCGCGCTCGCGATCGCGCTGCTCGTGGTGCTGTGCGTGCTGGTGGCCGTGGTCCTGCCGGCGGTCCTGCGTCGACGCGGGCTGGGGGCTGCCCTCGGGGTGGGCCTGCTCTTGATCGTGCTGGGCGTCCCCGGCCGGATCTGGTCGGCACCCGGCTTCGGGTGGCCGCCCGAGGGCTGGGTCCTGGTGGCCTGCGACGTGGGGCAGGGCGACGGGCTGGTTCTGTCGGTCGCACCCCGCACCGCGATCGTGATCGACGCGGGGCCCGACCCGGATGCGATCGATGGCTGTCTGGACCGGTTGTCGATCGACCGGGTACCACTGGTGGTGCTCACGCACTTCCACGCCGACCATGTCGACGGGCTCGAGGGGGTGCTGCACGGCCGACGTGTCTCCGCGATCGAGACGACGCCCGTCCTCGATCCGCCGGAATCGGTCCGCGATGTCCAGCGGATCGCGGATGCAGCGCGGATCCCGGTCGCGCCGGCGTCGTACGCGTCCACCCGGAGGTACGGCGCCGCGGTGCTCCAGGTCCTGCACCCCGACATTCCCGTACCGGTCAACGGTGCGGGCGACGGGAGTTCGGCCAATGACGCCAGTGTCGTGCTGCTCGCGGAGGTGGCCGGCGTACGGATCCTGCTCACCGGCGATGTGGAGCCGCCCGGTCAGGCGGAGCTGTCGCGACGGGTCCCGGACCTCGACATCGACGTCCTCAAGGTCCCGCATCACGGCAGCGCCCACCAGGACTACGCCTGGCTGGCATCCCTGGACCCCGAGTTCGCGCTCGTGTCCGTGGGTGCCGACAACGACTACGGCCACCCGGCGCCGCGGGTCCTGGACACCCTCGACCACGCCGAGGCAGAAGTCCTGCGCACCGACACCGGTGGCGACGTCGCGATCGTGGTCGGACCTGACGGCACGATCGCCACCGCCACCCGGAGGTGA
- the holA gene encoding DNA polymerase III subunit delta, whose translation MRAEDVLGRVILVTGKEEFLGARTVDDVKAAVRAFDAETEFADSAAADLTLASLGEMSAPSLFSAIRCVVVRGFENLPDESVEGVLSYAAAPVEDVALVLVHGGGPKGSGVLTKLRKLPAVTEHKSEELKPGDFPAFVANEVRRWGATIERDAADVLIESIGRDLRSLAGGAHQLANDFPGERISEAQVRRYFGGRAEAKSFAVADAAFAGRDRAALEELRWALDAGTPAVLVTSAFAGSARGLARLVSAPRGMREADLAREVGVPPWKLRSLRDQARGWNEPGLARAIRAVAQADADIKGAASDASYALERLVLTITSLRRG comes from the coding sequence ATGCGGGCCGAGGACGTGTTGGGACGGGTCATCCTGGTCACCGGCAAGGAGGAGTTCCTCGGCGCCCGGACGGTCGATGACGTGAAGGCTGCTGTCCGTGCGTTCGACGCCGAGACCGAGTTCGCGGACAGCGCTGCCGCCGACCTGACGCTTGCCTCGCTCGGCGAGATGTCCGCCCCGTCGCTGTTCTCGGCGATCCGCTGCGTCGTGGTACGCGGGTTCGAGAATCTCCCCGACGAGTCCGTCGAGGGCGTGCTGAGCTACGCCGCCGCACCCGTCGAGGACGTTGCGCTGGTGCTCGTGCATGGCGGTGGTCCCAAGGGCAGCGGCGTGCTGACCAAGCTGCGCAAGCTCCCCGCCGTCACCGAGCACAAGTCCGAGGAGCTCAAGCCGGGGGACTTCCCCGCCTTCGTCGCCAACGAGGTACGACGATGGGGCGCCACGATCGAGCGCGACGCCGCCGACGTGCTGATCGAGTCGATCGGCCGCGACCTGCGCTCGCTCGCCGGCGGCGCCCACCAGTTGGCCAACGACTTCCCGGGGGAGCGGATCAGCGAAGCGCAGGTCCGCCGCTACTTCGGTGGCCGGGCCGAGGCCAAGTCCTTCGCCGTCGCCGACGCTGCGTTCGCCGGCCGCGACCGGGCCGCGCTCGAAGAGCTGCGCTGGGCCCTCGACGCTGGCACCCCGGCGGTGCTGGTCACCTCGGCGTTCGCGGGCAGCGCCCGCGGACTGGCGCGGCTGGTGAGTGCGCCGCGCGGCATGCGGGAGGCGGACCTGGCCCGCGAGGTCGGCGTACCGCCGTGGAAGCTGCGCTCGCTGCGCGATCAGGCTCGCGGCTGGAACGAACCCGGACTGGCCCGCGCGATCCGCGCGGTCGCCCAGGCCGACGCCGACATCAAGGGCGCGGCCAGCGATGCGTCGTACGCCCTTGAGCGACTGGTGTTGACCATCACGTCGCTGCGTCGGGGCTGA
- a CDS encoding SAV_915 family protein, translating to MNDQQSSGQMPAPPVVYLPVETDADGKVTDFKMLQLGDGRIALLGYTALDRFIDAWGDYQSWLLFETSKVDEIKEAKHFDVKLLDVEVPAEFRPGPPAEAQA from the coding sequence GTGAATGACCAGCAGTCGTCCGGACAAATGCCAGCACCGCCCGTGGTCTACCTGCCCGTGGAGACCGATGCCGACGGCAAGGTCACGGACTTCAAGATGCTCCAGCTCGGCGACGGCCGCATTGCCCTGCTGGGCTACACCGCACTCGACCGCTTCATCGACGCGTGGGGCGACTACCAGTCCTGGTTGCTGTTCGAGACCAGCAAGGTCGACGAGATCAAGGAAGCGAAGCACTTCGACGTGAAGCTGCTCGATGTCGAGGTGCCTGCAGAGTTCCGTCCCGGTCCGCCGGCGGAGGCCCAGGCATGA
- a CDS encoding phosphotransferase, producing MIPNRIPHGRTARRLDWVHLPPYIRSMVEGHLGSAVVEDVSQGGGFTPGFASVLTCADGSVHFVKAASTKAQRMFAESYREETRKLRLLPREVPAPRLLWAEDDGEWVLLSTEYVDGRAPLRPWTEDDLAAASAMAMTMAKVLTPAPGDLSSAAEEFGDWPALWDQIDHPRAADLKVLADRYLEVVGGDTLVHTDIRDDNILVLSDGRAVLCDWNWPVVGAAWLDSLFLLIGPRGDGLDVEAHIAAHPLLSLVPAEDIDVVLALVLAYFSVSAAQPVPSTSPYIRQAQAWQRNVIDDWLAERRGWQY from the coding sequence GTGATTCCGAACCGGATCCCCCACGGCCGGACGGCCCGACGCCTCGACTGGGTCCACCTGCCGCCGTACATCCGGTCAATGGTGGAGGGCCACCTCGGCTCCGCAGTCGTCGAAGACGTCTCCCAGGGCGGCGGATTCACACCGGGCTTCGCGTCGGTTCTGACGTGCGCCGACGGGTCCGTGCACTTCGTCAAGGCTGCGTCGACGAAGGCCCAGCGGATGTTCGCCGAGTCGTACCGCGAGGAGACGCGGAAGCTGCGGTTGCTGCCTCGGGAAGTGCCGGCGCCGCGACTCCTGTGGGCCGAGGACGACGGTGAGTGGGTCCTCCTCTCGACCGAGTACGTCGACGGGCGGGCGCCGCTGCGTCCCTGGACTGAGGACGACCTGGCTGCCGCATCGGCCATGGCCATGACGATGGCGAAGGTGCTGACCCCGGCTCCGGGCGATCTGAGCAGTGCGGCGGAGGAGTTCGGCGACTGGCCGGCGCTGTGGGACCAGATCGACCACCCGCGGGCTGCCGATCTCAAGGTGCTGGCTGACCGCTACCTGGAGGTGGTCGGTGGAGACACGCTCGTCCACACCGACATCCGCGACGACAACATCCTTGTTCTGTCCGATGGCCGTGCGGTGCTGTGCGACTGGAACTGGCCCGTGGTCGGCGCCGCCTGGCTCGACTCGCTGTTCTTGCTGATCGGCCCCCGCGGCGACGGGCTCGACGTCGAGGCCCACATCGCCGCGCACCCCCTGCTGTCCCTCGTGCCTGCTGAGGACATCGATGTGGTGCTGGCCCTCGTGCTCGCCTACTTCTCCGTGTCGGCCGCGCAACCGGTGCCGTCCACGTCGCCGTACATCCGCCAGGCCCAGGCGTGGCAGCGCAACGTCATCGACGACTGGCTGGCCGAGCGGCGGGGCTGGCAGTACTGA
- the rpsT gene encoding 30S ribosomal protein S20 has translation MANIKSQIKRNKQNEKAHERNKAVKTGLKSAIRKFREAAESGDKDKAIAAAREATKKLDKAASKGVIHKNQAANRKSSISKKAASL, from the coding sequence GTGGCGAACATCAAGAGCCAGATCAAGCGCAACAAGCAGAACGAGAAGGCGCACGAGCGCAACAAGGCCGTCAAGACCGGCCTGAAGTCTGCGATCCGCAAGTTCCGTGAGGCCGCCGAGTCCGGCGACAAGGACAAGGCCATCGCCGCCGCGCGCGAGGCCACCAAGAAGCTCGACAAGGCCGCGTCCAAGGGCGTCATTCACAAGAACCAGGCCGCGAACCGCAAGTCCTCGATCTCCAAGAAGGCTGCTTCTCTCTGA
- a CDS encoding alkaline phosphatase D family protein — MDSAIPQTPAPTRTDRRTLLRGAAGAGLVTGGIALFSSRSAAAPLLVHSGRPVLPLGVQSGDVRAGSALLWSKADRPSRLVAEISRDPDFRRVRRVPGPVVTPATDLTGTIPLRGLPAGTDVHYRIRAVDLSSSHVASAPTVGRFRTAPADHDDVRFLWSGDIAGQGWGVNPEYGGFRIADAMRARDADFFLCSGDTVYADGPVQSSVALPDGSTWHNLVIPEKTKVAETLDEYRGQFRYNLMADNWRAFLAETSQVGQWDDHEVTNNWYPGEILEDARYTEKRVDVLAARASRAFHEYVPVADISPDPEGRVYRVIHYGPHLDVFVLDMRTHKDANSADKEPVGDGGVLGDRQTSWLIEELKKSRATWKVIAADLPLGLIVPDGSAAQEGIAQGDPGAPLGREIDIARVLTALSRAGIRNHVWLTADVHYTAAHHYSPDRAAYQEFDPFWEFVSGPLNAGAFGPNALDRTFGPVADFVAAPPTANTSPALGHQYFGEVEISGSSGQLTVHLRDVSGVALYTRTLDPAPR; from the coding sequence ATGGACTCGGCCATCCCCCAGACCCCCGCCCCTACCCGTACCGACCGCCGCACGCTGCTCCGCGGAGCAGCCGGAGCCGGTCTCGTCACCGGTGGAATTGCGCTGTTCAGCAGCCGCTCCGCGGCCGCACCCCTGCTCGTGCACAGCGGTCGGCCCGTGTTGCCGCTCGGCGTGCAGTCCGGTGATGTCCGCGCCGGCTCGGCCCTGTTGTGGTCGAAGGCCGACCGGCCCTCGCGCCTGGTCGCCGAGATCAGCCGCGACCCCGACTTCCGTCGCGTCCGCCGGGTCCCCGGACCCGTGGTGACGCCGGCGACCGACCTCACCGGCACGATCCCGCTGCGCGGCCTGCCCGCCGGCACCGACGTCCACTACCGGATCCGCGCCGTCGACCTCTCCTCCAGTCACGTCGCCAGCGCCCCGACCGTCGGCCGGTTCCGGACTGCCCCCGCCGACCATGACGACGTCCGGTTCCTGTGGTCCGGCGACATCGCCGGCCAGGGCTGGGGCGTCAACCCGGAGTACGGCGGCTTCCGGATCGCCGACGCGATGCGGGCCCGCGACGCCGACTTCTTCCTCTGCAGCGGCGACACCGTGTACGCCGACGGGCCGGTGCAGTCGTCGGTGGCGCTGCCGGACGGCTCCACCTGGCACAACCTGGTCATCCCGGAGAAGACCAAGGTCGCGGAGACGCTGGACGAGTACCGCGGCCAATTCCGCTACAACCTGATGGCCGACAACTGGCGGGCATTCCTCGCCGAGACCTCACAGGTCGGGCAGTGGGACGACCACGAGGTCACCAACAACTGGTACCCCGGCGAGATCCTCGAGGACGCGCGTTACACGGAGAAGCGGGTCGACGTCCTCGCTGCCCGGGCGAGCCGGGCGTTCCACGAGTACGTACCGGTGGCCGACATCTCGCCGGATCCTGAGGGCCGGGTCTACCGGGTCATCCACTACGGCCCGCACCTGGACGTGTTCGTCCTCGACATGCGCACCCACAAGGACGCGAACAGCGCCGACAAGGAGCCCGTCGGCGACGGTGGCGTGCTCGGCGACCGTCAGACCTCCTGGCTCATCGAGGAACTCAAGAAGTCGCGGGCAACGTGGAAGGTGATCGCCGCCGACCTGCCCCTGGGACTGATCGTGCCCGACGGTTCTGCCGCGCAGGAGGGCATCGCACAGGGCGATCCCGGCGCTCCGCTGGGCCGCGAGATCGACATCGCCCGCGTGTTGACGGCCCTGTCGCGGGCCGGGATCCGCAACCACGTCTGGCTGACCGCCGACGTCCACTACACGGCAGCGCACCACTACTCCCCCGACCGCGCTGCCTACCAGGAGTTCGACCCGTTCTGGGAGTTCGTGTCGGGTCCACTCAACGCTGGCGCCTTCGGACCGAATGCTCTCGACCGCACGTTCGGGCCGGTCGCGGACTTCGTCGCAGCGCCGCCGACCGCGAACACGTCACCGGCCCTGGGACACCAGTACTTCGGCGAAGTGGAGATCTCGGGTTCGTCGGGGCAGTTGACGGTGCACCTTCGCGACGTCTCCGGCGTGGCCCTGTACACGCGGACGCTGGACCCGGCGCCGCGCTGA
- a CDS encoding HPP family protein, which translates to MSRYSTSEMARGAAGALLGIAVAGATARAVPGGPELLPFIVAPMGACAVLLFAVPASPLAQPWPVVGGNLISTAVGLTAYWLIDDVLIAAAVGVGAAIGVMMLLNCLHPPGGACALLAATATPAIADQGPLFVFAPVAVNTLALLVIALVVNNLTGRRYPHRPPAPTPASAASELGITTPDVEEAMKRLADRLDVLPADIVAIVRDAETHALDRRLGSIPVSRIMNTDVAVAHPFESIYRARALIVQRQVKTLPVIDSERRVIGVLSIIDLFTRDLVELETVDSIMRPDVTTILASTPVADLVPVMTSEGYKNVPVVDDDGRLVGMITRGELIAVLHRALLGAT; encoded by the coding sequence GTGAGCCGCTACTCGACGTCGGAAATGGCCCGTGGTGCCGCGGGGGCCTTGTTGGGCATCGCGGTGGCCGGCGCGACCGCGCGGGCGGTGCCCGGCGGACCGGAGTTGCTGCCGTTCATCGTGGCCCCGATGGGTGCCTGCGCCGTGCTGCTCTTCGCCGTGCCGGCGAGCCCGCTCGCCCAGCCGTGGCCGGTGGTCGGCGGCAACCTGATCTCGACCGCGGTGGGCCTCACGGCGTACTGGCTGATCGATGACGTCCTGATCGCCGCGGCGGTCGGCGTCGGGGCCGCGATCGGCGTGATGATGCTGCTCAACTGCCTGCACCCACCCGGCGGCGCCTGCGCGCTGCTCGCAGCGACCGCGACCCCCGCGATCGCCGACCAGGGGCCGCTGTTCGTGTTTGCCCCGGTTGCCGTCAACACCCTCGCGCTCCTGGTGATCGCGCTGGTGGTCAACAACCTGACCGGCCGCCGCTACCCCCACCGACCGCCCGCACCCACACCGGCCTCCGCGGCGAGCGAACTCGGCATCACCACCCCCGACGTGGAAGAGGCCATGAAGCGGCTCGCCGACCGTCTCGACGTCCTCCCCGCCGACATCGTCGCCATCGTGCGCGACGCCGAGACGCACGCCCTCGACCGGCGGCTGGGCTCCATCCCCGTCTCCCGGATCATGAACACCGACGTGGCCGTGGCCCACCCGTTCGAGTCGATCTACCGGGCCCGCGCCCTCATCGTGCAGCGCCAGGTCAAGACGCTCCCCGTCATCGACAGCGAGCGCCGCGTCATCGGCGTGCTGTCGATCATCGACCTCTTCACCCGCGACCTGGTCGAACTCGAGACCGTCGACTCGATCATGCGCCCCGACGTCACCACCATCCTGGCCAGCACCCCGGTCGCCGACCTGGTGCCGGTGATGACCAGCGAGGGCTACAAGAACGTGCCGGTCGTCGACGACGACGGGCGTCTGGTCGGCATGATCACCCGCGGCGAACTGATCGCGGTGCTGCACCGGGCCCTGCTCGGCGCCACCTGA
- the lepA gene encoding translation elongation factor 4, with protein MAASTPKPGRTDPAIIRNFCIIAHIDHGKSTLADQMLRLTGVVDARAARAQYLDRMDIERERGITIKSQAVRMPWTVPDANEEGAEPGTYILNMIDTPGHVDFTYEVSRSLEACEAAVLLVDAAQGIEAQTLANLYLAMGADLHIIPVLNKIDLPSANVEKYAAELAGLVGCDVSDVLLTSAKTGVGVETLLNEIVKQTPPPVGDADKPARALIFDSVYDTYRGVVTYVRVVDGSLSHRDRIKMMSTGAVHEMLEVGVISPEPVKSGEIGVGEVGYLITGVKDVRQSRVGDTVTSQHHGATEALGGYKHPNPMVYAGLYPIDGDDYPVLRDALEKLQLNDAALTFEPETSGALGFGFRVGFLGLLHMEITRDRLERESNLDLISTAPNVVYEVVMEDGKKIEVTNPSEYPDGGKIAEVREPVVRATILSPSDYIGTIMELCQTKRGTLQGMDYLSEDRVEMRYVLPMGEIVFDFFDQLKSRTKGYASLDYERTGEQAADLVKVDILLQGEPVDAFSAIIHKDAAYAYGVMMAGKLKDLIPRQQFEVPIQAAIGARVIARENIRAIRKDVLAKCYGGDITRKRKLLEKQKEGKKRMKMVGRVEVPQEAFVAALSTTGPAGDKPKK; from the coding sequence ATGGCAGCCTCCACTCCGAAGCCCGGTCGTACCGACCCCGCGATCATCCGCAACTTCTGCATCATCGCGCACATTGATCACGGCAAGTCGACCCTCGCGGACCAGATGCTCCGGCTCACCGGAGTCGTCGACGCGCGGGCTGCCCGGGCGCAGTACCTCGACCGGATGGACATCGAGCGCGAGCGCGGCATCACGATCAAGAGCCAGGCCGTGCGGATGCCGTGGACGGTTCCGGACGCCAACGAGGAAGGCGCCGAGCCCGGCACCTACATCCTCAACATGATCGACACCCCTGGCCACGTGGACTTCACCTACGAGGTGTCCCGTTCGCTCGAGGCGTGCGAGGCCGCCGTACTCCTCGTCGACGCGGCGCAGGGCATCGAGGCGCAGACCCTCGCGAACCTCTACCTCGCGATGGGCGCCGATCTCCACATCATCCCGGTGCTCAACAAGATCGACCTGCCGAGCGCCAACGTCGAGAAGTACGCCGCCGAACTGGCCGGACTCGTCGGCTGCGACGTGTCTGACGTGCTGCTCACCAGCGCCAAGACCGGCGTGGGCGTCGAGACGCTGCTCAACGAGATCGTCAAGCAGACACCGCCGCCCGTCGGCGACGCCGACAAGCCGGCTCGCGCGCTGATCTTCGACTCGGTCTACGACACCTACCGCGGCGTGGTCACCTACGTCCGGGTCGTCGACGGCAGCCTCAGCCACCGCGACCGGATCAAGATGATGTCGACCGGTGCCGTGCACGAGATGCTCGAGGTCGGCGTGATCAGCCCCGAGCCCGTGAAGTCCGGCGAGATCGGGGTCGGCGAGGTCGGCTACCTGATCACCGGTGTGAAGGATGTCCGTCAGTCGCGGGTCGGTGACACGGTCACCTCCCAGCACCACGGCGCGACCGAGGCGCTCGGTGGCTACAAGCACCCGAACCCGATGGTCTACGCCGGTCTGTACCCGATCGACGGCGACGACTACCCGGTCCTGCGTGACGCCCTGGAGAAGCTGCAGCTCAACGACGCTGCCCTGACCTTCGAGCCCGAGACCTCCGGCGCCCTCGGCTTCGGCTTCCGGGTCGGCTTCCTCGGCCTGCTCCACATGGAGATCACCCGGGACCGCCTCGAGCGCGAGTCCAACCTCGACCTGATCTCGACCGCGCCCAACGTGGTCTACGAGGTCGTGATGGAGGACGGCAAGAAGATCGAGGTCACGAACCCGAGCGAGTACCCCGACGGCGGCAAGATCGCCGAGGTGCGCGAGCCGGTCGTGCGGGCCACGATCCTGTCGCCGTCCGACTACATCGGCACGATCATGGAGCTGTGCCAGACCAAGCGCGGCACGCTGCAGGGCATGGACTACCTCTCCGAGGACCGCGTCGAGATGCGCTACGTCCTGCCGATGGGCGAGATCGTCTTCGACTTCTTCGACCAGCTCAAGTCCCGCACCAAGGGCTACGCCTCGCTCGACTACGAACGCACCGGCGAGCAGGCCGCCGACCTGGTGAAGGTCGACATCCTGCTGCAGGGCGAGCCCGTCGACGCCTTCTCCGCGATCATCCACAAGGACGCTGCCTACGCGTACGGCGTGATGATGGCCGGCAAGCTCAAGGACCTCATCCCGCGCCAGCAGTTCGAGGTGCCGATCCAGGCCGCGATCGGTGCCCGCGTGATCGCCCGCGAGAACATCCGCGCGATCCGCAAGGACGTCCTTGCCAAGTGCTACGGCGGTGACATCACCCGTAAGCGCAAGCTGCTCGAGAAGCAGAAGGAAGGCAAGAAGCGGATGAAGATGGTCGGCCGCGTCGAGGTGCCCCAGGAGGCCTTCGTCGCTGCGCTGTCCACCACCGGTCCTGCCGGGGACAAGCCGAAGAAGTAG
- a CDS encoding DUF4287 domain-containing protein, protein MTEQTSPQPNGPASYFPSIEKKYGRSIADWQQILRTHPEYGAGARHTDLVAFLKTEHELGHGHANALVAHTLREDA, encoded by the coding sequence ATGACTGAGCAGACCAGCCCCCAGCCGAACGGCCCGGCGTCGTACTTCCCGTCGATTGAGAAGAAGTACGGCCGATCGATCGCCGACTGGCAGCAGATCCTGCGGACTCATCCCGAGTACGGCGCCGGCGCGCGGCACACCGATCTCGTCGCGTTCCTCAAGACCGAGCACGAACTGGGGCACGGACATGCGAACGCCCTGGTGGCGCACACGCTCCGCGAGGACGCCTGA
- a CDS encoding helix-hairpin-helix domain-containing protein, with protein sequence MHPRLALIADGLAPDGPPSPQVEPVEPVENWWADHTRVAEEAAPSPPAGDLPPALPVPGRHAARRRVRLVPRGLPVLAPVHVAVVAVMVAVALAVTTWWVARDQPVSSGPPAAAGESVEPLLAAATPTATPTGSPGVADGTVTVDVAGKVRRPGIVVLDKGARVTDALSAAGGAKRGVDVTPLNLARVLVDGEQIVVGAPAGAAPAPAPGGGAAAPGAAGPLVNLNLASQTELEGLPQVGPVTAQSIIAWREQRGGFTSVDELLEVDGIGQKTLERLAPHVTV encoded by the coding sequence ATGCATCCTCGACTCGCGTTGATCGCCGACGGACTCGCGCCGGACGGTCCGCCGTCTCCGCAGGTCGAGCCGGTCGAGCCGGTCGAGAACTGGTGGGCCGACCACACCCGGGTGGCCGAGGAGGCCGCTCCGTCACCTCCTGCCGGTGACCTGCCGCCTGCGCTTCCCGTGCCCGGTCGGCACGCCGCGCGGCGGCGCGTTCGGCTGGTGCCGCGCGGGTTGCCGGTGCTCGCTCCCGTCCACGTCGCGGTGGTCGCCGTGATGGTCGCGGTCGCGCTTGCGGTCACGACGTGGTGGGTTGCCCGGGATCAGCCCGTGAGTTCCGGCCCGCCTGCCGCGGCGGGGGAGTCGGTGGAACCGCTGCTCGCCGCCGCGACACCGACCGCGACACCGACCGGGTCGCCGGGAGTGGCCGACGGCACGGTGACCGTGGATGTTGCCGGCAAGGTACGACGCCCCGGCATCGTCGTACTCGACAAGGGGGCGCGGGTGACCGATGCGCTCTCCGCTGCCGGCGGTGCCAAGCGGGGCGTCGACGTGACGCCGCTCAATCTCGCGCGGGTGCTTGTCGACGGTGAGCAGATCGTGGTCGGGGCGCCTGCCGGTGCCGCGCCTGCCCCTGCGCCAGGTGGTGGTGCGGCGGCGCCGGGTGCGGCCGGCCCGCTGGTCAACCTGAACCTGGCGAGCCAGACCGAGCTGGAGGGGCTGCCGCAGGTCGGGCCGGTCACTGCACAGTCGATCATCGCGTGGCGCGAGCAGCGGGGCGGGTTCACCAGCGTCGACGAGCTCCTCGAGGTGGACGGCATCGGCCAGAAGACCCTCGAGCGACTCGCTCCCCACGTCACGGTCTGA